The proteins below come from a single Geobacillus thermoleovorans genomic window:
- a CDS encoding DUF1444 domain-containing protein: MNSRQMYEKIKERLVAHRHWTFRFDAKQDAMRVEDRRTKKGVTISLPGVIAKWHEQKDEAVREVVYYVEETLKTMEEDAALSGNERNIYPVIRSASFPTETKEGIPLLFDDHTAETRIYYALDLGKTYRLIDERMLEKDKWSRERVKEIARFNVRSLPTPVKEDRVADNVFYFVNTNDGYDASRILNESFLAGMRARVEGTMAVAVPHQDVLIIADVRNDIGYDVLAQMTMSFFAGGRVPITALSFLYENGKLEPIFILGKKRRT; this comes from the coding sequence ATGAACAGCCGGCAAATGTATGAGAAGATTAAAGAGCGCCTCGTCGCCCACCGGCACTGGACGTTTCGCTTTGACGCCAAGCAAGACGCGATGCGCGTCGAAGACCGCCGCACGAAAAAAGGCGTCACGATCTCGCTTCCCGGCGTGATCGCCAAATGGCACGAACAAAAAGATGAGGCGGTGCGCGAAGTCGTTTATTATGTAGAGGAAACGTTGAAAACGATGGAGGAAGACGCGGCGCTTTCCGGCAACGAGCGAAACATTTATCCCGTCATTCGCTCGGCGTCGTTTCCGACGGAGACGAAAGAAGGCATTCCGTTGCTGTTTGATGATCATACAGCCGAAACGCGCATTTACTATGCGCTCGACCTAGGCAAAACGTATCGCTTGATTGATGAGCGCATGCTGGAGAAAGACAAATGGAGCCGCGAGCGGGTGAAGGAAATCGCCCGTTTCAACGTTCGGTCGCTGCCGACGCCGGTGAAAGAGGATCGGGTGGCCGACAACGTGTTTTATTTTGTGAACACCAATGACGGGTATGATGCGAGCCGCATTTTAAACGAATCGTTTTTGGCCGGCATGCGGGCGCGCGTGGAAGGAACGATGGCCGTCGCTGTTCCGCATCAAGATGTGCTCATCATCGCTGATGTCCGCAACGACATCGGTTATGACGTGCTCGCGCAAATGACGATGAGCTTTTTTGCCGGCGGCCGCGTGCCGATCACGGCGCTGTCGTTTTTATACGAAAATGGGAAACTTGAACCGATTTTTATTTTAGGAAAAAAACGGAGAACGTAG
- a CDS encoding DUF84 family protein — protein sequence MKTVAVGTNNEAKIAAVRAVLSEKEYRIVSLEVPSGVSAQPLSDEETRLGAIGRAKRALEAAEADIGIGLEGGVTKIDGQWWLCNWGALADRNGVVVAAAGARLALPPDVGAGIEAGRELGDVMEAYTGRRNVRRKEGAVGVLTNGRVDRSAMFSHIVELLAGQYEWLCQNGSFHV from the coding sequence ATGAAAACTGTTGCGGTTGGAACGAACAACGAAGCGAAAATCGCCGCCGTTCGGGCGGTGCTTTCGGAAAAGGAATACCGCATTGTATCGCTTGAGGTGCCATCAGGCGTTTCCGCGCAGCCGCTGTCCGATGAGGAGACGCGGCTTGGCGCCATCGGGCGCGCCAAACGGGCGCTCGAAGCGGCGGAGGCGGACATCGGCATCGGATTGGAAGGCGGCGTGACGAAGATCGATGGGCAATGGTGGCTGTGCAACTGGGGGGCGCTCGCTGACCGAAACGGAGTGGTGGTGGCCGCCGCCGGCGCCCGCCTCGCCCTCCCGCCGGACGTCGGCGCCGGCATCGAGGCGGGGCGCGAGCTCGGCGACGTGATGGAAGCGTACACCGGGCGGAGGAACGTTCGGCGGAAAGAAGGCGCGGTCGGCGTATTGACGAACGGGCGCGTTGACCGATCGGCGATGTTTTCCCACATCGTCGAGCTTTTGGCCGGTCAATATGAATGGCTTTGTCAAAACGGGTCGTTCCATGTATGA
- a CDS encoding M42 family metallopeptidase has product MNKDTLQLFQTLTELPGAPGYEHPVRQFMRQELAKYADDIVQDRLGSLFGVKRGDEAGPTVMVAGHMDEVGFMVTAITDHGMIRFQPLGGWWDQVLLAQRVQIITDGGPVIGVIGSIPPHLLDEEQRKKPMEIKNMLIDIGAESREDAERVGIRPGQPIVPVSPFTLLANGKTVMAKAWDNRFGCGLAIELLKELNGETVPNVLYAGATVQEEVGLRGAQTAASMINPDIFFALEASPANDMSGDKQAFGHIGKGALIRLYDRTMITHRGMREFVLDTAETIGVPYQFFISPGGGTDAGRVHIANRGVPSAVIGICARYIHTHASIIHVDDYAAAKQLIVELVKRCDRTTVETIRQNS; this is encoded by the coding sequence ATGAATAAGGACACGCTGCAATTATTCCAAACGTTGACCGAGCTTCCAGGCGCACCGGGTTATGAACATCCGGTGCGGCAGTTTATGCGCCAAGAGCTCGCGAAATACGCCGATGATATTGTGCAAGACCGCCTCGGGAGCCTTTTCGGCGTCAAACGCGGTGATGAGGCGGGCCCGACGGTGATGGTCGCCGGCCATATGGATGAAGTCGGATTTATGGTGACAGCGATCACGGATCACGGCATGATTCGTTTCCAGCCGCTAGGAGGCTGGTGGGATCAAGTGCTGCTCGCCCAGCGCGTGCAGATTATCACGGACGGAGGGCCGGTCATCGGCGTGATCGGGTCGATTCCGCCGCATTTGCTTGATGAGGAGCAGCGCAAAAAACCGATGGAGATCAAAAACATGTTGATTGACATCGGAGCGGAAAGCCGTGAAGATGCCGAACGAGTCGGCATTCGCCCCGGCCAGCCGATCGTGCCGGTCAGCCCGTTTACTTTGCTTGCCAACGGAAAAACCGTGATGGCAAAAGCGTGGGACAATCGGTTTGGCTGCGGATTGGCGATCGAGCTGTTAAAAGAGCTGAACGGCGAAACAGTGCCGAACGTCTTGTACGCCGGGGCGACCGTGCAGGAAGAGGTCGGGCTGCGTGGGGCCCAGACGGCGGCCTCGATGATCAACCCGGACATCTTTTTTGCCCTGGAAGCAAGCCCGGCCAACGATATGTCCGGCGACAAGCAGGCGTTCGGCCATATCGGCAAAGGAGCGCTCATCCGCTTGTACGACCGGACGATGATTACGCACCGCGGCATGCGCGAATTTGTGCTTGATACGGCGGAAACGATCGGCGTCCCGTACCAGTTTTTCATTTCCCCAGGCGGCGGAACCGACGCCGGGCGGGTGCATATCGCCAACCGCGGCGTGCCGTCGGCGGTGATCGGCATTTGCGCCCGCTACATTCATACGCATGCGTCGATCATTCATGTCGACGATTACGCGGCGGCCAAACAGCTCATCGTTGAGCTCGTCAAACGGTGCGACCGGACAACGGTCGAGACGATTCGCCAAAACAGCTGA
- a CDS encoding PepSY domain-containing protein codes for MAWKQWLVGAAVGAAVVYAIRSASKPALLAPEQALALAKAALGGPRAIRGSWIQSAPERYEKDGLTYTVYRGGVCCDDGDDEFFVNACTGAIIEIRPL; via the coding sequence ATGGCTTGGAAACAGTGGCTCGTCGGCGCCGCCGTCGGTGCGGCCGTCGTCTATGCCATTCGCTCCGCTTCCAAACCGGCGCTCCTTGCCCCGGAACAAGCGCTGGCGCTGGCGAAAGCCGCGCTTGGCGGTCCGCGCGCCATCCGCGGTTCCTGGATTCAATCCGCCCCGGAGCGGTATGAGAAGGACGGCTTGACGTACACGGTGTACCGCGGCGGCGTCTGTTGCGACGATGGAGATGACGAGTTTTTCGTGAACGCCTGCACCGGCGCCATCATCGAGATCAGACCGCTATAG
- a CDS encoding YtnP family quorum-quenching lactonase, translated as MEQLRIGQVTLTWLRGGVTHLDGGAMFGVVPKPLWSKKYPPNDNNQIELRTDPILVEAYGKRLLIESGIGNGKLTDKQKRNFGVTEESAIDESLAKLGLTRRDIDIVIMTHLHFDHACGLTVWEDGRLVPAFPRAAIITSDVEWEEMRNPNIRSRNTYWKENWEPIADQVVPFTKETEVVPGIRLVHTGGHSAGHAIVLIESDGEMAIHLGDLLGTHAHQNVLWVMAYDDYPMDSIFAKQRWLPYGIERNAWFTFYHDAYYRAVKWRTDGTMEAAVKRERSAL; from the coding sequence ATGGAACAGTTGCGAATTGGACAAGTCACATTGACATGGCTTCGGGGCGGCGTCACCCATCTTGACGGCGGGGCGATGTTTGGCGTCGTGCCGAAACCGCTTTGGTCGAAAAAATATCCGCCGAACGACAACAATCAAATCGAGCTGCGCACCGATCCGATTTTGGTGGAAGCCTATGGAAAACGGCTGCTCATTGAATCCGGCATCGGCAACGGCAAGCTGACCGACAAGCAAAAGCGAAACTTCGGCGTCACGGAAGAATCAGCGATTGATGAATCGCTTGCCAAGCTCGGGCTGACGCGGCGCGACATCGACATCGTCATCATGACCCATTTGCATTTTGACCATGCGTGCGGATTGACCGTTTGGGAAGACGGACGGCTCGTGCCGGCGTTTCCGCGCGCGGCGATCATCACCTCGGATGTCGAGTGGGAGGAAATGCGAAACCCGAACATCCGATCGCGCAATACGTATTGGAAAGAAAATTGGGAGCCGATCGCGGATCAAGTCGTTCCGTTTACAAAGGAAACGGAAGTCGTTCCTGGCATCCGCCTCGTCCATACCGGCGGGCATAGCGCCGGGCATGCGATCGTGCTCATCGAATCAGACGGGGAGATGGCCATTCATCTTGGCGATTTGCTTGGCACGCACGCCCATCAAAACGTCCTTTGGGTGATGGCGTACGACGATTACCCGATGGATTCGATTTTTGCCAAACAGCGATGGCTCCCGTACGGCATAGAAAGAAACGCGTGGTTTACGTTTTATCACGACGCCTATTACCGGGCGGTCAAATGGCGGACCGACGGAACGATGGAAGCTGCCGTGAAGCGGGAGCGGTCTGCGCTATAG
- the trmB gene encoding tRNA (guanosine(46)-N7)-methyltransferase TrmB, whose protein sequence is MRLRNKPWAKDKIAAYPQYVIPDPETKRGRWRELFGHDQPLHVEIGTGKGKFITEMAKLHPDVNFIGIELYPSVLVSALDKLIESGLANVKLLNANAKDLTAFFADGEVSRIYLNFSDPWPKKRHEKRRLTYRDFLALYDRILAEDGDIHLKTDNQSFFEYSLVSLSQYGFVLASVQLDLHQSGMTDNVMTEYEEKFSAKGNRIYRCEAVRPPRRSS, encoded by the coding sequence ATGCGTTTGCGCAACAAACCGTGGGCGAAAGACAAAATCGCCGCGTATCCGCAATACGTCATTCCCGATCCCGAAACAAAGCGCGGGCGATGGCGCGAGCTGTTCGGCCACGACCAACCGCTCCATGTCGAGATCGGGACGGGGAAAGGCAAATTTATCACGGAAATGGCCAAACTTCATCCGGATGTCAATTTCATCGGCATCGAGCTGTACCCGAGCGTGCTCGTGTCCGCGCTTGACAAACTGATCGAAAGCGGGCTCGCGAACGTCAAGCTGCTGAACGCCAATGCGAAAGATCTGACCGCGTTTTTTGCCGACGGGGAAGTGTCGCGCATTTATTTGAACTTTTCCGACCCATGGCCGAAAAAGCGGCACGAAAAGCGGCGGCTGACGTATCGGGACTTTTTGGCGCTCTATGACCGCATTTTGGCGGAAGACGGAGACATCCATTTGAAAACGGACAATCAATCGTTTTTCGAATACTCGCTTGTCAGTTTGTCGCAATATGGGTTTGTGCTCGCATCGGTCCAGCTCGACTTGCATCAAAGCGGCATGACGGACAATGTCATGACAGAGTATGAGGAAAAATTTTCTGCCAAAGGAAACCGCATTTACCGATGCGAGGCGGTGCGCCCGCCGCGGCGGTCGTCATAG